A region from the Methanofollis liminatans DSM 4140 genome encodes:
- a CDS encoding amino acid kinase family protein, with translation MTKERFELDSGLRGETLVRKGLMRRIDDIPQIRIMPYLNVIKFGGHGTIDYGKDVVFPIVEEIGALKGAGEKILVVTGGGGRVRHIMDIGINLGMPTGVLAELAGKISEQNAIMMAVLLSKYNGVRIKTDDLLELPTLTALGLLPVTHGTPPYGLYEQPAEIGSIPPNRTDTGAVLIAEVMGAKNCILAKNVDGQFTADPRTNPEADLIPEITAKELLQMDMEDMVLERKAVELLLHTRHIKEIKVVNGHVPGNITRAVRGEAVGTVIRA, from the coding sequence ATGACGAAGGAACGCTTTGAACTGGACTCAGGTCTGCGGGGTGAGACCCTGGTTCGCAAGGGGCTGATGCGGCGGATCGACGATATTCCGCAGATCAGGATCATGCCCTACCTGAACGTGATCAAGTTCGGCGGTCACGGCACCATTGACTATGGAAAGGATGTGGTCTTTCCCATAGTCGAGGAGATCGGCGCCCTGAAAGGGGCGGGAGAGAAGATCCTTGTGGTGACCGGCGGCGGGGGGCGGGTGCGGCATATCATGGACATCGGGATCAACCTGGGCATGCCCACCGGCGTCCTCGCTGAACTCGCCGGCAAGATCAGCGAACAGAATGCGATCATGATGGCCGTCCTCCTCTCGAAGTACAACGGGGTCCGGATCAAGACCGATGATCTGCTCGAACTCCCCACCCTGACGGCGCTGGGGCTTCTGCCGGTGACCCATGGCACCCCCCCGTACGGGCTCTACGAGCAGCCCGCTGAGATCGGGTCGATCCCCCCGAACCGGACCGACACCGGCGCCGTCCTCATCGCCGAAGTGATGGGAGCGAAGAACTGCATCCTCGCAAAGAATGTCGACGGCCAGTTCACCGCAGACCCGAGGACGAATCCCGAGGCCGACCTGATCCCGGAGATCACGGCAAAAGAACTCCTTCAAATGGACATGGAGGATATGGTGCTTGAGAGAAAGGCGGTCGAACTCCTCCTCCATACCCGGCATATCAAAGAGATAAAGGTGGTCAACGGGCATGTGCCCGGCAATATCACGCGGGCCGTCCGCGGGGAGGCGGTCGGAACCGTGATCCGGGCATAA
- a CDS encoding P-loop domain-containing protein, with protein sequence MVRVAPARSIEISRQGRKRSLMGGEGWMGATGLVVEGAGEAVDRRRIREGTNAYCVRSPDGTSLQFAMPLLVPRPLPGGIEPGGADGAVWAIIEAVKRAAGADTRLRPLGGLDTERPARYAAGIEPVTLVHSDAAVGSDLWKPDEENIFLSDGLHCTVRGAVPYPGPPGGGAPRTVGEKVAALAEGIEEVMRRLPARDLAAAATLSLDQKLLRARLPSMGLVCFIGDGTLPARSYTRFRQHHRVAGPKEGVHIPFHCPEEIGPTEVELPASDRAVTGLGIRRREVFAVAGSNAQGKTTLLNAIRAGEDDHAAGDGRELIVTVRGARTAEAGGQHLNGADVSLFFGSLPPGMTGTPKAAFGQGSGSMTMAVQVGTAVREEAPLLLIDEDRAAANLLVRSTLQEEDVTPLAEILAERPEALGSTACIVATSSLDPLIARADRIMVLRGHGAGAITPAAFRAAYLEYLEQCARMAKKDQEW encoded by the coding sequence ATGGTTCGTGTCGCACCGGCGAGATCGATAGAAATTAGTCGGCAGGGCAGGAAGAGATCATTGATGGGCGGCGAGGGCTGGATGGGGGCGACCGGGCTGGTCGTGGAAGGCGCGGGCGAGGCCGTGGACCGCCGGCGCATCAGGGAGGGCACAAACGCCTACTGTGTCCGCTCCCCTGACGGCACCTCCCTCCAGTTCGCCATGCCCCTCCTCGTCCCGCGCCCCCTGCCCGGCGGGATCGAACCCGGGGGCGCGGACGGTGCAGTCTGGGCGATCATCGAGGCGGTGAAGCGGGCGGCCGGGGCCGATACGCGCCTGCGCCCCCTCGGCGGCCTCGACACCGAACGGCCGGCGCGCTATGCGGCCGGGATCGAGCCGGTCACCCTGGTACACTCGGACGCCGCCGTCGGGTCTGACCTCTGGAAGCCGGACGAGGAGAACATCTTCCTGTCCGACGGCCTGCACTGCACCGTCAGGGGCGCCGTCCCCTATCCTGGCCCGCCCGGGGGCGGGGCGCCTCGAACTGTCGGGGAAAAGGTGGCGGCCCTCGCCGAAGGGATCGAGGAGGTGATGCGCCGCCTTCCCGCACGCGACCTTGCCGCCGCCGCAACACTCTCCCTCGACCAGAAACTCCTCAGAGCACGCCTGCCCTCGATGGGGCTCGTCTGCTTTATCGGCGACGGCACGCTCCCGGCACGATCGTACACCCGCTTCCGCCAGCACCACCGCGTGGCCGGGCCGAAAGAGGGCGTGCACATCCCCTTTCACTGCCCTGAAGAGATCGGGCCGACCGAGGTCGAGCTCCCGGCAAGCGACAGGGCGGTCACGGGCCTCGGGATCAGGCGGCGCGAGGTGTTCGCCGTCGCGGGCTCGAACGCGCAGGGAAAGACCACCCTCCTCAACGCCATCCGCGCCGGCGAGGACGACCATGCCGCAGGCGACGGCCGCGAGCTGATCGTCACGGTCAGGGGCGCACGCACGGCCGAGGCGGGCGGGCAGCACCTCAACGGCGCGGACGTGAGCCTCTTTTTTGGAAGCCTCCCGCCGGGCATGACCGGGACGCCGAAGGCGGCCTTCGGGCAGGGGAGCGGTTCGATGACGATGGCCGTGCAGGTGGGGACGGCCGTGCGGGAGGAGGCGCCGCTCCTGCTCATCGACGAGGACCGGGCGGCGGCAAACCTGCTGGTCAGGAGCACCCTCCAGGAGGAGGATGTAACACCTCTGGCGGAGATCCTGGCCGAACGGCCGGAAGCGCTTGGAAGCACCGCCTGCATCGTCGCCACCTCCTCGCTGGACCCCCTGATCGCCCGCGCCGACCGGATCATGGTGCTGCGGGGGCACGGCGCCGGGGCGATCACTCCTGCGGCCTTCAGGGCGGCATACCTGGAGTATCTCGAACAGTGCGCACGGATGGCGAAAAAAGATCAGGAGTGGTGA
- a CDS encoding MBL fold metallo-hydrolase — protein sequence MKITSLASGSKGNCIYVEGDEGALLIDAGLTAKEIKKRLSDAGCDEGRIRGILVTHEHIDHIRGVDVLARRLGVPVVGTAGTLGAFSSARTSSKPVDLIRAFPGDALDLGGFSITPFLTAHDAAEPCGYRLADGDVSLGCCLDTGIVTPGIERVLARCDAVVLESNHCPQMLEEGPYPEFLKKRIRSKHGHLSNAAAATCLKDIGGGLTAVILAHLSEVNNTRDKALHSAEDGLGLFLDGIDLVVGVQDRISATVRI from the coding sequence ATGAAGATCACCAGCCTTGCGAGCGGGAGCAAGGGCAACTGCATCTATGTCGAAGGGGATGAGGGGGCGCTCCTCATCGACGCCGGACTCACGGCAAAGGAGATAAAAAAACGCCTCTCGGACGCCGGTTGCGACGAAGGCCGCATCAGGGGGATCCTGGTCACCCACGAGCACATCGACCACATCAGGGGCGTCGACGTCCTGGCCCGCCGTCTCGGCGTCCCGGTCGTCGGGACCGCCGGGACACTGGGGGCGTTTTCTTCGGCCCGCACCTCTTCAAAGCCGGTGGACCTGATCCGCGCCTTTCCCGGGGATGCGCTGGACCTCGGCGGCTTCTCGATCACGCCCTTCCTGACCGCCCACGACGCCGCCGAGCCCTGCGGCTACCGGCTCGCGGACGGAGACGTCAGCCTCGGGTGCTGCCTGGACACCGGCATCGTCACCCCGGGAATCGAGCGGGTGCTCGCCCGCTGCGACGCCGTCGTCCTCGAGAGCAACCACTGCCCGCAGATGCTGGAGGAGGGGCCCTATCCGGAGTTTCTCAAAAAACGGATCCGCTCGAAGCACGGCCACCTCTCCAACGCCGCCGCCGCCACCTGCCTGAAGGACATCGGCGGGGGCCTCACGGCCGTCATCCTCGCCCACCTCTCCGAGGTGAACAACACCCGGGATAAGGCGCTTCACTCTGCAGAGGACGGCCTCGGCCTCTTCCTCGACGGCATCGACCTCGTCGTCGGCGTCCAGGACCGGATCTCGGCAACGGTGAGGATCTGA
- a CDS encoding ATP-dependent DNA ligase, which translates to MDFAEFSLICERIEGISGRLEMIEIVASVLPHLLEDELPVFVRFVMGRVFPDWSPLKLGIGPNLLYEAVGYVAGRKKAAVVAAVNETGDVGLAVERLLATKSQTSFFSEALTLTGVYADCTRIATTDGSRSQREKLRVIEGLLGNAGALEGRYLSRLLLEELRIGVGEGNVRDAVARAFAVDASLVAHAHQALNDLGEVALLARQGEEALRAVRIEPFRPVKMMLAQQGTIGEMVADHGAVAVEYKYDGTRFQFHKVGKECRMYSRKLEDVTGAVPDVIEALDRAIPHDVIVDGEVIAVKDGRPRPFQFVLQRFRRKHEVEEAIGRVDLVPHLFDILYLDGDTIIDRPFFERRKILEGTASAYLAPQWVSDDVSRLEEIYADALDAGHEGVMLKTLDAAYTPGVRGKNWIKIKPAVDTLDLAVIGAEWGEGRRARLFGSFLLACQQEGELLPVGKVATGLSDEDLAAIYDLLKDLVIAEKGKEVVLEPVVVFEVGYAEVQKSPTYASGYALRFPRFVRVREDKGVDEVETVDGMLERYERQLKFV; encoded by the coding sequence ATGGATTTTGCTGAGTTTTCCCTGATCTGCGAGCGTATCGAGGGGATCAGCGGGCGGCTCGAGATGATCGAGATCGTCGCCTCCGTCCTTCCCCACCTCTTAGAAGACGAGCTTCCGGTCTTCGTCAGGTTCGTGATGGGTAGGGTCTTCCCTGACTGGAGCCCGTTGAAACTCGGGATCGGGCCGAACCTGCTGTACGAGGCGGTCGGGTATGTTGCCGGCAGGAAGAAGGCGGCGGTGGTCGCCGCCGTCAACGAGACCGGGGACGTAGGCCTCGCCGTCGAGCGTCTGCTGGCGACGAAATCCCAGACCTCTTTCTTCTCTGAAGCGCTGACGCTCACCGGCGTCTACGCGGACTGTACGCGGATCGCCACGACCGACGGCAGCCGTTCGCAGCGGGAGAAACTCAGGGTCATCGAGGGGCTGCTCGGGAACGCCGGGGCGCTCGAAGGGCGCTACCTCTCCCGTCTCCTCCTTGAAGAGCTGCGCATCGGCGTCGGAGAAGGGAATGTCAGGGACGCCGTCGCCCGCGCCTTTGCCGTGGACGCATCCCTGGTCGCCCACGCCCACCAGGCCTTGAACGACCTCGGCGAGGTCGCCCTCCTTGCCCGGCAGGGAGAAGAGGCGTTGCGTGCGGTGCGGATCGAGCCCTTCCGCCCGGTGAAGATGATGCTCGCCCAGCAGGGGACGATCGGCGAGATGGTGGCCGATCACGGGGCCGTGGCCGTCGAGTACAAGTACGACGGCACCCGCTTCCAGTTCCACAAGGTCGGAAAGGAGTGCAGGATGTACTCCAGAAAACTCGAGGACGTGACCGGGGCGGTCCCCGACGTCATCGAGGCCCTGGACCGGGCGATCCCGCACGACGTGATCGTTGACGGCGAGGTGATCGCCGTGAAAGACGGCCGCCCGCGCCCGTTCCAGTTCGTTCTCCAGCGTTTTCGGCGGAAACACGAGGTCGAAGAGGCGATCGGAAGGGTCGACCTCGTCCCGCATCTCTTCGACATCCTGTACCTCGACGGCGATACCATCATCGACCGGCCCTTCTTCGAGCGCCGGAAGATCCTTGAAGGCACGGCATCGGCATACCTCGCCCCGCAGTGGGTGAGCGACGACGTCTCCCGCCTGGAGGAGATCTATGCCGACGCCCTGGACGCCGGGCATGAGGGCGTGATGCTCAAGACGCTCGACGCCGCCTATACGCCTGGCGTGCGGGGAAAGAACTGGATCAAGATCAAGCCGGCCGTCGACACCCTTGACCTGGCCGTCATCGGGGCCGAGTGGGGTGAGGGCCGCCGCGCCCGCCTCTTCGGCTCGTTCCTGCTCGCATGCCAGCAGGAGGGAGAACTCCTCCCGGTCGGCAAGGTGGCGACCGGCCTTTCAGACGAAGACCTGGCGGCGATATACGACCTCCTCAAAGACCTTGTCATCGCCGAGAAGGGCAAGGAGGTTGTCCTCGAACCAGTGGTCGTCTTTGAGGTCGGGTATGCCGAGGTCCAGAAGAGCCCGACCTATGCGAGCGGCTATGCCCTCAGGTTCCCGCGGTTTGTCAGGGTCAGGGAGGACAAGGGTGTGGACGAAGTGGAGACGGTGGACGGGATGCTGGAGCGCTACGAGCGCCAGCTCAAATTCGTATGA